One Hordeum vulgare subsp. vulgare chromosome 4H, MorexV3_pseudomolecules_assembly, whole genome shotgun sequence DNA window includes the following coding sequences:
- the LOC123447547 gene encoding phytochrome A type 3, translating into MSSSRPATSSSSRNRQSTQERMLAQTTLDAELNAEFEESSDSFDYSKLVEAQRDTPTVLQEGRSEKVIAYLQHIQRGKMIQSFGCLLALDEKSFNLIAFSENAPEMLTTVSHAVPSVDDPPRLDIGTNVRSLFTEQGATALHKALGFADVSLLNPILVQCKTSGKPFYAIVHRATGCLVVDFEPVNPTEFPATAAGALQSYKLAAKAISKIQALPGGSMELLCNTVVKEVFELTGYDRVMAYKFHEDNHGEVFAEITKPGLEPYLGLHYPATDIPQAARFLFMKNKVRMICDVRARTLKVIEDEALPFDISLCGSSLRAAHSCHLQYMENMNSIASLVMAVVVNESEEDDEAESEQPAQQQKKKILWGLVVCHHESPRYVPFPLRYACEFLAQVFAVHVNKEFEVQKQLREKSILRMQTILSDMLFKEASPLTIVSGTPNIMDLIKCDGAALLYGDKVWRLGNAPTESQIRHIALWLSEVHMDSTGLSTESLHDAGYPGASALGDMVCGIAVAKINSNDILFWFRSHTAEEIRWGGAKNDPSDQDDSRRMHPRLSFKAFLEVVKMKSLAWSDYEMDAIHSLQLILRGALDDVAKPTGKASLDEQIGDLKLDGIAELQAVTSEMVRLMETATVPILAVDGNGLVNGWNQKAAELTGLRVDDAIGRHILTLVEESSVPVVQRMLYLALQGKEEKEVRFDMKTHGPKRDDGPVILVVNACASRDLHDDVVGVCFVAQDMTVHKLVMDKFTRVKGDYMAIVHNPNPLIPPIFGADEFGWCSEWNAAMTKLTGWHREEVLDKMLLGEVFDSSNASCLLKNKDAFVGLCVLINSALAGEETEKAPFGFFDRSGKYTECLLSVNSRANEDGLITGVFCFIHIPSHELQQALQVQQASEQASLRRLKAFSYMRHAINNPLSGMLYSRKALKNTDLNEEQMRQIHVSDNCHHQLNKILADLDQDNIMENSSCLDLEMAEFVLQDVVVAAVSQVLIACQGKGIRISCNLPERFMKQLVYGDGVRLQQILSDFLSISVKFSPVGGSVEISAQATKNSIGENLHLIDLELRIKHRGLGVPAELMAQMFEEENTEQSEEGLGLLVSRNLLRLMNGDVRHLREAGMSIFILTAELACAPTAMRQ; encoded by the exons ATGTCTTCCTCAAGGCCCGCTACCAGCTCTTCCAGCAGGAACCGCCAGAGCACCCAGGAAAGGATGTTAGCACAAACAACCCTTGATGCTGAACTCAATGCTGAGTTTGAAGAATCTAGTGACTCCTTCGACTACTCCAAGCTGGTCGAAGCCCAGCGGGACACTCCAACTGTGCTGCAGGAAGGGCGGTCGGAGAAGGTCATAGCCTACTTGCAGCACATTCAGAGAGGGAAGATGATCCAATCGTTTGGTTGCTTGTTGGCCCTTGATGAGAAGAGCTTCAATCTCATCGCGTTCAGTGAGAACGCGCCAGAAATGCTTACAACTGTCAGCCATGCGGTGCCCAGTGTCGATGATCCCCCAAGGCTTGACATTGGCACAAATGTACGGTCTCTTTTCACTGAGCAGGGTGCCACAGCTCTGCACAAGGCACTAGGGTTTGCTGATGTTTCTTTGCTGAATCCTATCCTGGTTCAGTGCAAGACCTCAGGCAAGCCTTTCTATGCCATTGTTCATCGAGCAACCGGTTGTTTGGTGGTAGACTTTGAGCCTGTAAACCCCACAGAATTTCCTGCCACTGCTGCTGGGGCCTTGCAGTCTTACAAGCTTGCTGCCAAGGCAATCTCCAAGATCCAGGCACTGCCAGGTGGAAGCATGGAGCTGCTATGCAACACTGTGGTCAAGGAAGTCTTTGAACTTACAGGGTATGATAGGGTTATGGCTTACAAGTTCCATGAAGATAACCATGGCGAGGTCTTTGCTGAGATCACAAAGCCTGGCCTTGAGCCTTATCTCGGCCTGCACTATCCAGCCACTGATATCCCTCAAGCAGCTAGGTTTctgttcatgaagaacaaagtgcGGATGATTTGCGATGTCCGCGCAAGAACCCTAAAGGTCATCGAAGATGAGGCACTCCCCTTTGATATTAGCTTGTGTGGTTCATCACTCAGGGCAGCACACAGCTGTCACCTTCAGTATATGGAGAACATGAACTCGATTGCATCCCTTGTCATGGCTGTTGTGGTTAATGAGAGTGAAGAGGATGACGAGGCCGAGTCCGAACAACCAGCacagcagcagaagaagaagatacTATGGGGCCTTGTTGTTTGCCACCATGAGAGCCCCAGATATGTCCCTTTTCCACTGCGGTATGCTTGTGAGTTCTTAGCACAGGTGTTTGCTGTCCATGTGAACAAGGAGTTTGAAGTACAGAAACAATTACGTGAAAAAAGCATATTGAGGATGCAAACAATTCTCTCTGACATGCTGTTCAAGGAAGCCTCTCCCCTGACTATCGTATCAGGGACACCTAATATCATGGACCTAATCAAATGTGATGGTGCTGCTCTTTTGTATGGGGACAAAGTATGGCGTCTGGGTAATGCTCCAACCGAGTCTCAGATACGTCATATTGCCTTGTGGCTGTCAGAAGTTCACATGGACTCCACTGGCCTGAGTACTGAGAGCCTCCATGATGCTGGCTACCCAGGAGCCTCTGCTCTTGGTGATATGGTTTGTGGAATAGCAGTGGCTAAGATCAATTCCAATGATATTCTTTTTTGGTTCAGGTCACATACAGCTGAAGAAATCAGATGGGGAGGTGCAAAGAATGATCCATCGGACCAGGATGACAGCAGAAGGATGCACCCTAGGTTGTCTTTCAAGGCATTCCTTGAAGTTGTCAAGATGAAGAGCTTGGCTTGGTCTGACTATGAGATGGATGCTATTCATTCATTGCAACTTATACTTCGAGGGGCGCTGGATGATGTCGCCAAGCCAACCGGAAAAGCTAGTTTAGATGAGCAGATTGGTGATCTAAAGCTTGATGGGATTGCTGAATTGCAGGCAGTGACCAGTGAAATGGTTCGTCTAATGGAAACAGCAACTGTACCAATCTTGGCAGTAGATGGCAATGGATTGGTCAACGGGTGGAATCAGAAAGCCGCAGAATTGACTGGGCTAAGAGTTGATGATGCTATAGGAAGGCACATACTTACCCTTGTGGAGGAATCTTCTGTACCAGTTGTCCAAAGGATGCTATATCTAGCTTTGCAGG gcaaagaagagaaagaagttcGATTTGACATGAAGACTCATGGCCCAAAGAGAGATGATGGCCCTGTTATCTTGGTTGTGAATGCTTGTGCCAGCCGGGACCttcatgatgatgttgttggGGTGTGCTTTGTAGCCCAAGATATGACTGTCCATAAGTTGGTGATGGACAAGTTTACTCGGGTTAAGGGAGACTACATGGCGATCGTTCACAACCCAAACCCACTCATTCCTCCTATATTTGGTGCTGATGAATTTGGATGGTGTTCTGAGTGGAATGCTGCAATGACCAAGCTGACTGGATGGCACAGAGAGGAAGTGCTCGATAAGATGCTTCTTGGTGAAGTGTTTGACAGTAGCAATGCTTCCTGCCTTTTGAAGAACAAAGATGCATTTGTAGGCCTTTGTGTTCTTATCAACAGCGCGTTAGCCGGTGAAGAAACAGAAAAGGCTCCATTTGGCTTCTTCGACCGAAGCGGGAAGTACACTGAGTGCCTTCTATCAGTGAACAGCAGGGCAAATGAGGATGGTCTCATCACTGGAGTATTCTGTTTTATTCATATTCCTAGTCATGAGCTGCAACAAGCACTGCAGGTGCAGCAGGCCTCGGAGCAGGCGTCACTAAGAAGGCTGAAAGCTTTCTCCTACATGAGACATGCAATCAACAATCCTCTCTCAGGCATGCTTTACTCCAGAAAAGCACTAAAGAACACAGATTTGAATGAAGAACAGATGAGGCAGATCCATGTCTCAGATAATTGTCACCACCAGCTAAACAAGATACTTGCCGACTTGGATCAAGATAACATCATGGAGAA TTCTAGTTGCTTGGATTTGGAGATGGCTGAATTTGTGTTGCAAGATGTGGTGGTGGCTGCTGTAAGCCAAGTACTGATAGCCTGCCAGGGAAAAGGCATCAGAATCTCTTGCAACCTGCCAGAGAGATTTATGAAGCAACTAGTCTATGGAGATGGTGTTCGACTCCAGCAGATCCTTTCTGACTTCCTATCTATTTCAGTGAAGTTCTCTCCTGTTGGAGGTTCTGTCGAGATTTCAGCCCAGGCGACGAAGAACAGCATCGGAGAGAATCTTCACCTTATTGATCTTGAACTTAG GATCAAGCACCGGGGATTAGGAGTCCCAGCAGAGCTGATGGCGCAAATGTTTGAGGAGGAGAACACGGAGCAGTCAGAGGAGGGCTTGGGCCTCCTAGTTTCTAGAAACCTGTTGAGGCTCATGAACGGCGATGTTCGTCACCTAAGGGAAGCCGGTATGTCAATCTTCATCCTCACCGCCGAACTTGCTTGTGCTCCAACGGCAATGAGGCAGTGA